The Cytobacillus firmus genome segment TCTGTGCACATAGCTCTCTTTTTCCATAGGAACGTCATAGTTGATGACAAGATTCACATTATCAATATCAATACCTCTTGCAGCTACATCTGTGGCCACCAGATAACGGAAGTTCCCCGATTTGAAACCTTCCATAACAGCAAACCGGTCTTCTTGTTCTAGTCCTCCATGGAGCCTCTCACAGGTATATCCGATTTTATCCAGTTTACTATACACAGTATCTACGTGTTCTTTGGTTCGGCAGAAAATTAGGCAGCTGTCTGGATTTTCTACAACCGTGATGTCTTTAAGGAGTGAAACCTTTTCTTCTTCTCTCACTTCAATTAGAAAATGTTCAATGGTATCGGCGGTTACCCCAGTTGATTCAATCTCAATATGAATAGGATCTTTCATATATTTATGGCAAAGACTTTCAATATCGTTAGGCATGGTAGCAGAAAAAACCATTGTTACTCGGGTTGAAGGAACCTCTTTAATGATGGTTTCCACTTCATCGATGAAACCTCTATTAAGCATCTCATCAGCTTCATCTATGATAAGGTACTTTATTTGATCCAAAACTAGGGTTTCTCGTTCAATATGGTCCATGACCCGTCCAGGCGTACCAACGACTACATGAGTTTTTTGTTTCAATTCATCCTTTTGTTTCGTAAAAGGTTCCTTTCCATAGATGGCCACTGCTTTAATGCGTTTAAACCTTCCGATATTTGTAATATCGTCTCGGACTTGAACCGCAAGCTCCCTAGTTGGGGTAAGAATTAAGACCTGTGGTTTTTTTTCCTCCCAGTCAATCATATCGGAAACAGGAATACCAAAGGACGCAGTCTTGCCACTTCCTGTTTGAGCTTTTACGACAAGATCTTGATTTTCCATTACTAATGGAATGACTTTACTTTGAACTTCTGTTGGAGTTTCGTATTTTAACACAGCTAGTGCTCTTTTTATTTCTTCACTTACATGATAATCCGCAAAACTTCTTTTACTCATTTTTCAACCTCATTTTTGGTTTTTTATTCATATGTATAGAATCCTCTCCAGGATATATTATATGCATATCTGAATATGGTTCATTATACTTGAAAAATGCTGGACAAATCGGCTTTTATTTTAAAAGGTTGTTTTGGTAAGATTGTAGTTTTGGGTAAAAACCCCAAAAGCCATAAATTTTTTTAAATTAGGTAATCTAAAAAGAACCATACCACAAGTAAAAAATACAGCACCTTTTCAACTATTGTTAGTTAATCAATACAAAAAGGTAAACCGCCCCCATTCTGCCAACATAAAAAGTCAGCACCCCCTTTGTTACTCAGTGGGTGCTGACTCTTTTTTAGCACTTACTTACAAACCGAAAGCCTTTCCACTTCCTTTACTACAGCTGCATACTCAAGATATCTACATAAATTTTTCAATCCATCGTATTTACCATTCTTTAGGCTCATAATTTAATTCTCTAAATAATTGAGTGCGCTCTTTCTTGGATAAATCCCTCCATTGTCCAGGAGGAAGGTTGCCTAAATGAATATTCATGATTCGTGTTCTTTGCAAACGGTAAACTTCATATCCTAATTCAGCGCACATACGGCGAATTTGGCGATTTAGGCCCTGGGTCAGGATGATTTGGAAATCAAATTTGGATAATTGAACCAGTTTACATGGAAGTGTTGTTGTGCCCAATATTTTGACACCCTCTGACATCTTCTTTAAAAATTCAGGAGTAATCGGCTTGTCTACTGAAACGATATATTCCTTTTCATGCTTATTTTCAGAACGCAGGATTTCGTTAACGATGTCGCCATCGTTCGTAAGAAGTATCAGGCCATCCGAGTCTTTATCCAGACGCCCAATATTAAATATTCTTAATGGGTGGTTGACCAAGTCAACGATATTTCCTTTGACACCTTTTTCTGTTGTGCTTGTAATGCCTACAGGTTTATTTAAAGCAATATAGACATTATTCCTCGCTACCCGGACTGGATTTCCATCTACTTTAACGTCATCTCCAGGCTCAACCTGGGTGCCTATATCGGCACGCTTCCCGTTAATTGTAACCCTTCCATCGGCCACTAATTTATCCGCACCCCGTCTAGAAGCTTTTCCGGCTTCACTAATATATTTATTAATACGCAAGTTAACACATCCTTCAAATACGATTGTCATATTAAATACTAATATATTTCAAGTGAATCACAAAATCATATTTAAATAAACGGAAGCCAATGATCGGTGAAAGTGGTTTAAAAACTTTTCCAAAGGAGGAAAACTCGGAGCTTGTGACGGTCATGTGGAGAACGGAAAACAGGTGCCTGACCCCAACTATACTACCGTTTTAAAGGGCTGAGGGTCAGGCCCCTTTTTAGGGTGATTAAACCATAATTTTGCCGATTTGACAGAGTAATGATTAAGCTAGAAAGGATAAGATCAATTCAATTATCATTGACCGTAACTTGGGAGTATGACCCAGAAGAGTATGAATATGATGAAGGGATGACAATCGAAGAAAAGGCGAAGCAAGATGCCAGCCATCCGGACATTAAGTCTATAATTCGAGAAGAGGGGACATAGAGTGGAGTAACCTGGAAAGTAGTTGATTAACTTTAGGAATTTCCTAGTTGTATAATTAAACTCTTTTAAAATTAATAAAAACCCTCGTTATGCTGATTTGAAGCATATTGAGGGTTTTTATTTTGTGGTTTTATCAATGTATTTCATTCGTTTTCCCCTGATTCTTACGGATAATCCCTATTATAAAGTAGACAATGGTTAAGCCAAATCCTACTATGACTAAAGTTGATACAAATAGCTGCAATTCATTATCGACTAAAAAGTAAGTGACTGAAGAAATTATGCCTACACATAGGAAGTAAAGAGCATTTGTAAAACCTTTATTTGAGATGCTCGCTACTTTTTCAATGCCCTTGGAGATCAGCGCCGCTAATAAAAGAATAAAAATAAATATTAGTACTCGCACATTATCATCCCTTTTGTAATAATCGTTAAATATGTAAAAATTATACCACCAGTAGGGTGACATGACATCCTACTGGTGGTATAATTTTCACTTATATTTTTCTATAATCATCTCTAGCCTTCAACCATTCAGCGCCATAATAATATAAGTTTAGGGCTGCTCCAAATGGTCCTCCTTTACCGCACCTTTAACAATGTTTTTAATTAAGGTATAACTTAAAATCTTTCCAGCACTTAATACCTTAACAATATCATCAGCAAAACCCGCTACCCCAAGAAAACAGGTGCCTGACCCCAACTATACTACCGTTTTAAAGGGCTGAGGGTCAGGCCCCTTTTTAGATTAGCGCAGGATTCCTCTATACAAAGAAAAACACATTGAATTGGTGAATTCAGTGTGTTTTTCAGCGGCTTTTCAAATTGAAAATATATTTTATTCTGGCTTAACAGCTATAAATTCTTCAATAGTTTCAGGGGTGTTTTTACCTTCTTTTCCTGTAAAAATGTCCAAATTAACGGTTACATCCATACAGCCAAGGTATTTTCCATTTTCATCACGTACCGCCATGAACTTTTGGTAAATCTGTCCAGTCTCTTCGCCGGAGCGTTTTGGGAACCAAAATTCCCATTCGTCGCGTGCTCCTGAACGGAAATCATTCAACAACTTTTCAACGTGGTGAGCCACTTTTGGGTGAAGCTCAAGCACAGGGCGACCAATTGCTTCTTTACGACGACCATGGACGCGGTTTGGATTATTAGAATACCACCGGAAAATATCGTTAGCGTCGCAAAAACCCATTTCAAATGGTAAAAGATTGATAATTGAATCCAAAGTGCTTGCTTTAATTGGACCAGTTTCAAAGTTAATGACAGCTTCAGGACTAATTAATTCTGACAATTTATCTACTGACATTTCTAACTCTCCTTTATGCGATCTCTCTTTATGAAAATATTAAAGAGAAAAATCGTCTTTTTTAGGTGATTATTATCTAACCTTATTAATAATGTAGCATTAAAAATTATTGTACATTGTGATTTATATCACAAAATTTATTTTTAATCATTATCTACATTTGAGGGAAACGTGGGGACGGTTCTCTTGCTTCTCAATAAAATTAATCATTACTAATCGGACACTTTTGTCCATTCTTTACTATCTTCTGTTTTATTATCTCTTTTACTGCCAAACCAAAGAAGATTTTACTAACCTTTATTTACTTCGCTGTTTTCGTATAGATTGTTGCTTTCTTGACTATGTTATAAAAAGGTTGATATAATGCAGTTTAAGAAGGCGTTCGGATATGTGGTTAGATGTATATGAAGAAGCGAATGAACTTACAAAAGAAGAGCAATTAGAACTCTTTAATGCGTTTATTAAGAGGTCAATGTTGTCAGCGTTTTATTGATTATCTTCTAATATATTTGTAAAAAATTCCTATCAGTAATCTTGCAAATGGCGTAGTGAGGGGAAGTAAAATAAAAGCATAGATTGTGCCCCAGACTAATGTGCCATCGATGTTTAGCGTTTCCATGCCACCTCTATCAATAGTTTCGCCAAAAATAGCACCAATAGTTCCACTGTATAAGGTTACAAGAAACGCACATATAAGGCTTATAAGCCATAATTTTTTGTTTGATAATTCTCTTCTATTGTGGAAATATCCACCTAAAACTGCAAAAGTAATCGCAAAAGGAATTACTACTGAGAAATACAACCAACTTTCACCCCAAAACGAGGTTACACCACCTGCCCACACTTGTCCTATTAGTATAAATAACAGTGCAGTAACAAATGAAAATACAGCACCGAAAATAAGACCTTTTATCCAAGAAGGATTACTCATAATTTCACCATCTATTACTTATTTTGAGACAAAAATGATTTATCATTTTTATTATTTGCACTACATTACTATTCTAACAGAATATGCGAAATAACAAAATTTACTCAAAAACCACAATCTTTACGAAAACAGCGATTTACTTAAGGACAGGTAAGCACGGTCCAGAAAAATCATTCTGCCGCAAAAACTCAGTTTAAATACATTCATAAAAAAAACACCTCTCGCTTAAATTATGAGCTAAAGGTGTTTCTTTATTATTCAGCAATCAATTTGTTAGAACGGATGACGAAGGATTTATCTTTCAAGCTTTCTAGTGAAAAAGAATTGCCTATCCCGTCTATTACATCAATGACAATTTGCATGTGCTCCCAATAGGCAAAGTTTGAGTTATGCATATAGTAGGGCACATCCATCACTTCACCTATTTGTTTATCCTGGCTGCCAAGATAAAAATCACCTGCTGTCATACAGATTGGTGAAGTTCCATCACAGCATCCTTCTGAATGGATAAATACGAGATGACCGTGTTGGGCCTGCAATTGCTTTATTAATGCTTGTGCTGATTCTGTCGCAATGACTTTCTCCATTTTAGAAGAAGCCCATTGATCCTTTATTGTAACCAACTAAGATACATTTTGTTTGCTGATAGTGACCAAGCATCATTGCGTGGTTTTCACGGCCGATCCCTGATTGTTTGTAGCCGCCGAATGCAGCGTGTGCAGGGTATTGGTGGTATGTATTTGTCCATACGCGACCAGCTTCGATTGCACGTCCAGCACGGTAAGCCGTTTCGCCGCTGCGAGACCAAACGCCAGCACCTAAGCCGTATAATGTATCGTTAGCGATTTCGATTGCTTCATCAAAATCTTTGAACGTAGTGACAGATAATACCGGCCCAAAGATTTCTTCTTGGAAGATACGCATTTTGTTTTCACCTTTGAACACAGTTGGTGCTACATAGTAACCTTCTTCAAGGTCACCTTCTAGCTTATTTTGGTAGCCTCCAATTAATAATTCAGCGCCTTCTTCTTTCCCAATCTCGATATAAGAAAGGATTTTGTCTAATTGTTGACTGGATGCTTGTGCACCCATCATTGTTTCTGTATCTAATGGGTTGCCAATTTTAATGGCTTTCACGCGTTCGATTACTTTTTCCATGAATTTTTCGTAAATGGATTCATGGATTAATGCACGTGAAGGGCATGTACAAACTTCACCTGAGTTAAGAGCGAATAAGACGAAGCCTTCAACAGCTTTATCCAGGTATTCATCATCTGCATCCATTACGTCTGGGAAGAAGATGTTTGGTGATTTGCCACCAAGCTCTAATGTTACTGGAATAATATTTTCTGTAGCATATTGCATAATAGAACGGCCCACACCTGTAGAGCCAGTAAACGCAATTTTAGCGATACGAGGGTTTGTAGCAAGTGGTTTCCCTACTTCTAAACCAGTACCTTGAACGATGTTTAAAACACCTTTTGGCAAAAGATCCTGAATAAGCTCAATTAATACAAAGATAGAAGCTGGTGTTTGCTCAGCCGGTTTTAAAACGATACAGTTACCTGCAGCTAAAGCTGGAGCAATTTTCCATGCTGCCATTAAAATAGGGAAGTTCCAAGGAATAATTTGGCCAACTACACCCAGTGGCTCATGATAATGATAAGCTACTGTATCTTCATTGATTTCACTAATGCACCTTCTTGTCCGCGGATAACGCCTGCACGAAGAATATCAAAAGGAAAAAAGCATTGAACAACTATTACAAATTGAACAAGAGTTAAATTCAAACTTGATCTATTAAATTGAAGATTTAAGAAATATTACAATAGAAGCTCATAAAGTTCTTGAACTATCTTCAAGTGTTTTAATTACAGTAAATAAAACTAGATCCCTATTTTTTTCAATACAGGAAATGGGGGAAAATACGCTAAATGCAATTCAATTTTGGAAAGATGATGAGGGCAGTTCTGAAATTGGTGCAGATATAAAAGAAAGTTTAGAAAAAGATTTAGCTGCTTCCATAGAGAAGATTCAAAAGCTGCCTAATGAATTAGCTCAACGATCCAAAAGTAGTATTACCTCAATAAGCATTGTTCAAAAAGAGCTGCAGACTATAAAGATAGCACAAATGGTCAGTAGTGAGTGAAGCGGAAAAACAGGTGCCTGACCCCAACTATATTACCGCATTAAAGGGCTGAGGGTCAGGCCCCTTTTTCCATGAAGTATGGAGTGATTAATTTGTTTTTGAGAAACGCTCTATCATTTCGAGTAGTATCTGGTTGCTATTTTTTATAAAGCCAAGAATTAACTGAAGTTCCTCAACAGTATATTGAGATAATATTTTATGAATTTCTTCACCAAAGGAACTGAAAAGAGGAACTATTTCTTTCTCTGCTTTTTCTTGGTTTACGCTGATAATCACACGCCTTTTGTCCTGAGGATCATTATCACGGAAAGCATATCCTGCTCCTTCAAGCCTATTTATTACGCCAGTAATAGTCCCCGTCGTTAATCCCGTTATCTCAGCAAGTTCGCCAGCTGTTATTGGTTGATTCTTGAAAATAACTTCTAAACATTTATGATCAGTTGGGTTAAGTCCTAACTTGGTAGCAATTGACTGATGAAACATAATGGTGGCTGAACTATTATTTCGTAATTCATCATTTAGAGTATTGAGTAACTTTTTTCTTAATGTTTCGTTTGTTGACATTTTTTCTACCTTCAATTATAATTATCTTATCTCGCGAGATAAAATAATTTCATTTAACTTTTATCATAATTAAACAGCATTTCATTAACTTATTATATCTAAAATTTTAGTGTTCAGTTATCACATTATTTTTTGAGGATTCAATAGTAAAGATAGGGATAAAATTTCAATATTCATGAGAGGATGTTAAAAGTGAGTAAAGATGCAGGTATATTTTTAGGAACATCATTAATGCTTATATTGCTGATATTCATTCCAATTTGGATAGGAAAAAAGAAGAGTAATAAGTTAAATATAAAACAAAAAAATTGGTGGTTAATATCACATATTTTCTTTGTGGTTATTTTTATAGGAGGCTCGCTGGGGATAACATTATTAGCCATTTCAACTAATTTTATTACTGAGAGAGAACATATTTATGCAGCACATTTGTTTATTGGATTTTTTGACTGGTTTTTAATAATTCCAGGTGGACTCGGCTCCTTCTTTACTGGAATTTGGTTAGCTGTACGTACACATTGGGGGGTAACAAAGTACTATTGGATTATGGCTAAACTTGGTGTTACTTTTATAACCATTTTGTTTGGTTCGATGTATATGCGTGTATGGATTCACGATAAGGCAGGAGATATTTTCGTTAACAGTATCCATCCTTTAAAAAATCCTTTATACCTCCATAGTCGTGAAATGTTATTTATCGGTATTGTAATCTCATTTGTTTTCATTATCTTTTTAGTTGTAATTTCTTATTTAAAACCGTGGGGGAAAATAAAAAAAGCGGAAAAACGCATTTCTTAAATAGATAGGAGTAAATTGGGCTTGGGTCTGGTTTATCCCTAACTTAAACGAAAGAGGATTGAAGAACGATTCAAAGGATTTAGTAAGAAGGGAGTTGTAGATACTAATACATCTGCCGAAGCAATTCTATCCTTTACAGCTGAAAGTCGGAATCAGGTAGATGAGATAGTAAATAAGGCACTGTCATCTGGTGCAAAATCTTTTAGTGTATTTGCTTGTTTAACCCCGTCTTTATACGATCATTGGTATACGCTGGATTGTTATCCAATTTTCTAATGATTGTAGTTTGTTATAATTTTAGAGAATGGGACCACATTCAGTAAGGGGCATTATTTCTTGCACTCTGGACATTAGTTTATTTGTTTCATAAGAAAATGGGCACTTGATGAAAGTGTCATTCAGCAATCCTCCGGGGTTGTTTTTTTGTTCCTTTTTGAAAAAGGACTCTTTACTCCTTAAATTTTTATTAAGCACTTGATTGCATTTAGCAACAAGTGCTTTTTATATTAACAATTAACCAGCTTTCAATATATCGTAGGACCCTTGCATACAAAAAGCCCGCCAAGGGTAAACCCAATACAAAAAGGGTGACAGATATGGCTTTCGACTATGATTTGGACTTTGAAACAATAGACTTCCGCAAGAATCCTGAACTGTATAGGGTTGGCAGGGGAGAACAGGGTGTGCTGCTGGTAGAGCCTTATAAGAGCGAGATCCTGAAGCATTGGCGATTTAAGACTCCGGAAATTGCTGTGGAGTCATCGGATAAGATCTATCAAATGTTTCTCGATTATAAGGAGAAAGAAGATTTTGTCGGGATGGATATGGCAAGGAAATTTCTGCAGATGGGATATACAAGAGCCCGCAGGTATACGAATTACAAAGGCGGGAAGAAATATGATGAGGATGGCAAGGTAAATGAAAGACAGAATGATCCGGTGAAGGCAGAATCGGCGTCCATCTTTATGGAGAAATGGAAGCTCGCGCGAGAAGATCAGGATTATCTTAAGCGAAAAAAAGAGCATCAGAAGAAATATGGCTGAAGCAGCAACCTGAACAACATAGTCTTTGTTTTAAGGGGAAGATGATCATGAAAGTCTATACGATTGGACATTATAACCATTCGATCGAACAATTTTTAAAGCTGCTGGGAGCAGCTGAAATTAACTTTGTGGCAGATGTCCGGGCATTTCCTGCGAGCCGCAGGAATTCACACTTTAAAAAAGAAAACATGATCCAGTGGCTGAAAGAAGCGGGGATTCATTATCGCCATTTCCCCGGTCTTGGCGGGAGAAGGAGAATATCTGGCCAGGTAGGGGAGCAATTGAACGAAGGATGGAATAACCGCTCGTTTCACAATTATGCGGATTATACACTGACGGATGATTTTCAGTATGCTTTGGAGCAGCTCAAGGAACAGGCCGCAGAAACGACGCTCGTCTATATGTGTTCAGAATATCATCCGGCAAGATGCCACCGCCTGCTCATCAGCAACTGGCTGAAGGCAAATGGATGGGATGTGCGCCATCTCATTCCTGACTCCAAGGGGAATCCGAAGGTGGTCCCACATGAATTGGGGAAGTGGGGAGCCATGCCAATCATTGAAGAAGATGGGACTGTGGTGTATCCGAAGCTATAAAAAGGGAAACGCAGGGTCACAGGTGCCGGGTACCCTTTTTGAAGCAGCTGCTGTATTGTGGCTGCTTTTTAATTTGCAGTAGTTTTCACCTATATGGTTTCAATAAAATGGTATAATTTTCAATGAGATTATAACTTTAATATGGGGCCTTCCAATATGGTAGAGGTTGTAATGGATGCAGGTCCCAGGAATGATTACAAATAAAAGAAGAGGTATGATTCACAGAAATACTTAAACCTGGATTAGGGAGGATAACTAATTGTGGAAAAGATATTCATTATGAATGCTTTGTTATTCAGTGTAATAATAGTTTTCTTACTTTATAAGAATAAAAACAAACACAATACTATATCCATTATGGTTGTATTACTTATCTTCTTTTCCGGTATATTTTCTGTAACAGCATATTTTATAAAATCCAACTATTCTATAATATTATACACCCTGCAATGGATAACTTTGCTGGTCGCTGTAATTTTGCAATTCAGGATAAAGAATTCCAAAGAGAAACTCC includes the following:
- the rluF gene encoding 23S rRNA pseudouridine(2604) synthase RluF; the encoded protein is MTIVFEGCVNLRINKYISEAGKASRRGADKLVADGRVTINGKRADIGTQVEPGDDVKVDGNPVRVARNNVYIALNKPVGITSTTEKGVKGNIVDLVNHPLRIFNIGRLDKDSDGLILLTNDGDIVNEILRSENKHEKEYIVSVDKPITPEFLKKMSEGVKILGTTTLPCKLVQLSKFDFQIILTQGLNRQIRRMCAELGYEVYRLQRTRIMNIHLGNLPPGQWRDLSKKERTQLFRELNYEPKEW
- a CDS encoding DUF779 domain-containing protein, producing the protein MEKVIATESAQALIKQLQAQHGHLVFIHSEGCCDGTSPICMTAGDFYLGSQDKQIGEVMDVPYYMHNSNFAYWEHMQIVIDVIDGIGNSFSLESLKDKSFVIRSNKLIAE
- a CDS encoding DUF488 domain-containing protein, with protein sequence MKVYTIGHYNHSIEQFLKLLGAAEINFVADVRAFPASRRNSHFKKENMIQWLKEAGIHYRHFPGLGGRRRISGQVGEQLNEGWNNRSFHNYADYTLTDDFQYALEQLKEQAAETTLVYMCSEYHPARCHRLLISNWLKANGWDVRHLIPDSKGNPKVVPHELGKWGAMPIIEEDGTVVYPKL
- a CDS encoding PAS domain-containing protein, with the protein product MSVDKLSELISPEAVINFETGPIKASTLDSIINLLPFEMGFCDANDIFRWYSNNPNRVHGRRKEAIGRPVLELHPKVAHHVEKLLNDFRSGARDEWEFWFPKRSGEETGQIYQKFMAVRDENGKYLGCMDVTVNLDIFTGKEGKNTPETIEEFIAVKPE
- a CDS encoding DEAD/DEAH box helicase, with the translated sequence MSKRSFADYHVSEEIKRALAVLKYETPTEVQSKVIPLVMENQDLVVKAQTGSGKTASFGIPVSDMIDWEEKKPQVLILTPTRELAVQVRDDITNIGRFKRIKAVAIYGKEPFTKQKDELKQKTHVVVGTPGRVMDHIERETLVLDQIKYLIIDEADEMLNRGFIDEVETIIKEVPSTRVTMVFSATMPNDIESLCHKYMKDPIHIEIESTGVTADTIEHFLIEVREEEKVSLLKDITVVENPDSCLIFCRTKEHVDTVYSKLDKIGYTCERLHGGLEQEDRFAVMEGFKSGNFRYLVATDVAARGIDIDNVNLVINYDVPMEKESYVHRTGRTGRAGNKGKAITFSTPFEGKFIKAIEKYIGFEIPTIEAPSHLKVAAGKAAFEEKLSSRRVIRNNKTARINQDIMKLHFNGGKKKKIRAIDFVGTIAKISGVNADDIGIITIQDHMSYVDILNGKGSLVLQAMENATIKGKKLKVSKAIK
- a CDS encoding DUF4385 domain-containing protein codes for the protein MAFDYDLDFETIDFRKNPELYRVGRGEQGVLLVEPYKSEILKHWRFKTPEIAVESSDKIYQMFLDYKEKEDFVGMDMARKFLQMGYTRARRYTNYKGGKKYDEDGKVNERQNDPVKAESASIFMEKWKLAREDQDYLKRKKEHQKKYG
- a CDS encoding DUF2269 domain-containing protein, with translation MSKDAGIFLGTSLMLILLIFIPIWIGKKKSNKLNIKQKNWWLISHIFFVVIFIGGSLGITLLAISTNFITEREHIYAAHLFIGFFDWFLIIPGGLGSFFTGIWLAVRTHWGVTKYYWIMAKLGVTFITILFGSMYMRVWIHDKAGDIFVNSIHPLKNPLYLHSREMLFIGIVISFVFIIFLVVISYLKPWGKIKKAEKRIS
- a CDS encoding MarR family transcriptional regulator; this encodes MSTNETLRKKLLNTLNDELRNNSSATIMFHQSIATKLGLNPTDHKCLEVIFKNQPITAGELAEITGLTTGTITGVINRLEGAGYAFRDNDPQDKRRVIISVNQEKAEKEIVPLFSSFGEEIHKILSQYTVEELQLILGFIKNSNQILLEMIERFSKTN